The following are from one region of the Candidatus Shapirobacteria bacterium genome:
- a CDS encoding GreA/GreB family elongation factor: MITKLGKQKLEKHIFDLRQELTRTVEERAKAAYEGDLKENSAYIFLGERAEVLRSQIVEAEGDLKMSIIQDMPLNTDSVNFGHSVTIRYELDKREITITLVGKNDARLKPGWISVESPVGLALKGKKINEQVTVNDQLVTILHISQGDL; encoded by the coding sequence ATGATTACCAAATTAGGCAAGCAAAAACTAGAAAAACACATCTTTGATCTGCGCCAAGAGCTAACCCGCACCGTCGAAGAGCGGGCCAAGGCTGCCTACGAGGGCGATCTGAAAGAAAATTCAGCCTATATTTTTCTTGGTGAACGTGCCGAAGTATTACGGTCTCAGATAGTAGAGGCCGAAGGAGACCTGAAAATGTCTATAATCCAAGACATGCCCCTAAACACTGATTCCGTTAACTTCGGTCATAGCGTAACCATCCGCTACGAGTTAGACAAGAGGGAAATCACGATTACTTTGGTCGGCAAAAACGATGCCCGGCTTAAACCGGGTTGGATTTCAGTTGAAAGCCCGGTGGGTTTGGCTCTCAAGGGCAAAAAAATAAATGAACAGGTGACTGTCAACGACCAATTAGTCACCATTCTTCATATTTCTCAGGGGGATTTGTAA
- a CDS encoding DEAD/DEAH box helicase, producing the protein MYYNSKFSRPSYPRHANFRGGFKSRPRSFANRIDVSKYIRKSEDFIKIEETETQNSFEDFGFSDILFQNIKAKGYIKPTPIQDQVIPQIIAGRDILGLANTGTGKTAAFALPLIEKILKNPNKRMIILAPTRELAMQIKQDIRDFTPGLRVFLALAIGGAYIRDQIIDIRRGPHIIIGTPGRIKDLYERRIIDFSKMDTVVLDEVDRMLDMGFIDDIRMILDKIPKTRQTLFFSATVDKKIESLIDTFQNNPVKISVKTENSSSHVDQNIVRVERNKKEDTLCQLLSGDDFKKVLVFGATKRMVEKLSITLIQKGFNAGAIHGDKAQHQRQQVVKLFKESRIKILVATDVAARGLDIADITHVINYDQPNTYDDYIHRIGRTGRGNCKGFALTFVE; encoded by the coding sequence ATGTACTACAACAGCAAGTTTTCCCGTCCCTCATATCCCCGTCACGCTAATTTTCGTGGCGGCTTCAAAAGTAGGCCCAGAAGTTTTGCCAACCGTATCGATGTTTCAAAATATATCAGAAAATCCGAAGACTTTATAAAGATAGAAGAAACAGAAACCCAAAACAGTTTCGAGGACTTTGGTTTTAGCGACATCTTATTTCAAAATATCAAAGCCAAAGGTTACATCAAACCTACTCCGATTCAGGATCAGGTTATCCCCCAAATCATCGCTGGTCGCGACATTTTGGGTTTAGCCAACACCGGTACTGGCAAAACCGCCGCTTTTGCTCTGCCTCTAATCGAAAAGATTCTCAAAAACCCTAACAAACGGATGATAATTCTAGCTCCGACTCGCGAATTAGCCATGCAAATTAAGCAGGATATCCGTGATTTTACCCCAGGCTTAAGAGTCTTTTTGGCTCTAGCCATCGGTGGTGCCTACATTCGTGATCAGATTATTGATATTAGACGTGGTCCCCACATTATCATTGGTACCCCCGGCAGAATTAAGGATTTATATGAACGACGGATTATTGATTTTTCCAAAATGGATACCGTAGTTTTGGACGAAGTCGATCGAATGTTGGATATGGGATTTATTGATGATATCCGAATGATTCTGGACAAAATCCCCAAGACCCGTCAAACCCTGTTTTTTTCCGCCACCGTCGATAAAAAAATCGAAAGCTTAATCGATACTTTTCAAAATAATCCTGTCAAAATTTCCGTCAAAACGGAAAACAGCTCTTCCCATGTTGACCAAAATATCGTTCGGGTTGAAAGAAACAAAAAAGAAGATACTCTTTGTCAATTACTCTCCGGCGATGATTTCAAAAAAGTTTTGGTTTTTGGCGCTACCAAAAGAATGGTCGAGAAATTATCTATCACCTTAATCCAAAAAGGTTTCAATGCCGGCGCTATTCATGGTGACAAAGCCCAGCACCAAAGACAGCAGGTCGTTAAGTTATTCAAAGAAAGCCGGATCAAAATTTTAGTCGCTACCGACGTTGCCGCCCGGGGTTTAGATATTGCCGATATCACCCACGTTATCAACTATGATCAGCCAAACACCTACGACGATTACATACACCGCATTGGTCGTACCGGCCGAGGCAACTGCAAAGGCTTTGCCTTAACTTTTGTCGAATAG
- a CDS encoding phosphatase PAP2 family protein, translated as MWKNIRVILVILGEIGAGLVISLASIRVFYEFSERIFRANMIYIDETMSWFVYSFRNPILTEVMKFVTFLGSGYWLGTIAVLTIGYLMYKKHTRPALLFGLSLLVCAGLNLTLKHFIDRPRPNLSPLVEEKTTSFPSGHAMNSFVFYFTLAYFSYRFTKNQYVLSKYLAIAISIVSLVGLSRVYLGVHYPSDVAAGFVAGFAWLLATMVIEKTLYFYRVFRVKIHP; from the coding sequence ATGTGGAAAAACATTAGGGTCATTTTGGTAATTTTGGGGGAGATTGGAGCGGGCTTGGTGATTTCTTTGGCATCCATCAGAGTTTTTTATGAATTTTCGGAACGGATCTTTAGGGCAAACATGATTTATATTGACGAAACAATGTCCTGGTTTGTTTATAGTTTCCGAAACCCGATTTTGACGGAGGTGATGAAATTTGTTACCTTTTTGGGGTCCGGTTATTGGTTAGGGACAATAGCTGTTTTGACCATAGGATATCTAATGTATAAAAAACATACCAGGCCGGCTCTATTGTTCGGGCTGAGTCTGTTGGTTTGTGCCGGACTAAACTTGACCCTGAAACATTTTATTGACCGGCCCCGACCCAACTTGTCTCCCCTGGTGGAAGAAAAAACAACAAGCTTTCCGTCAGGCCACGCCATGAATTCGTTTGTTTTTTATTTTACTTTGGCATATTTTTCCTATCGTTTCACAAAAAATCAGTATGTGTTGTCGAAATATCTGGCAATAGCAATCTCTATTGTGTCTCTGGTCGGATTGAGCCGGGTGTACCTGGGGGTTCACTATCCGTCGGATGTGGCGGCGGGTTTTGTGGCCGGATTTGCCTGGCTTCTAGCGACCATGGTGATAGAAAAAACCCTGTATTTCTACAGGGTATTTAGAGTTAAAATCCACCCCTAA
- a CDS encoding DUF4342 domain-containing protein, whose product MAIKKTKKNDTFEVKGEELLKKVKEIIREGNVRQISILDKNGKTVVIFPLTLGVVGAVLVPILAVVGTLAALLTECTIKVERKEK is encoded by the coding sequence ATGGCAATTAAAAAAACAAAAAAAAATGATACGTTTGAAGTCAAGGGTGAAGAATTGTTAAAAAAAGTTAAAGAGATAATCCGCGAAGGAAATGTCCGGCAAATTTCGATTCTTGATAAGAATGGTAAGACTGTAGTGATATTTCCGCTGACACTGGGAGTGGTGGGAGCAGTATTGGTACCGATTTTGGCGGTGGTGGGGACATTGGCCGCCCTGTTGACCGAATGCACCATCAAGGTAGAGAGAAAAGAAAAATAG
- a CDS encoding helix-turn-helix transcriptional regulator: METKIKELRAKHGLTQEQLAEAVGVRRETIVFLEQGKYIPSLKLAHDVAIALKTKIDELFIF, from the coding sequence ATGGAAACCAAAATTAAAGAACTGCGAGCCAAACACGGCCTAACTCAGGAACAATTGGCCGAAGCGGTGGGAGTAAGGCGGGAAACTATCGTGTTTCTAGAACAGGGGAAATATATTCCCTCTTTGAAGTTGGCCCATGATGTGGCAATAGCGCTTAAAACAAAAATTGATGAGTTATTTATTTTTTAA
- a CDS encoding AAA family ATPase yields MIVVSGLSCTGKSTLAGKISKEFSIPYFSKDMFKELLFDELGYSDRDWSKKMGGVSYKILYQITENLLKTGRSLVLESNFKPEIDRQMLLDLQKKYPFRVIEILCFADGKILFERFKKRAESGLRHPGHVDRLCYSEQEKVLMAGKAGPLGVGELIEVDTTDFEKVNYDGIMKCLTNMLDSSNI; encoded by the coding sequence ATGATTGTAGTCTCGGGACTTTCGTGTACCGGAAAATCGACTTTGGCGGGAAAAATTTCAAAAGAATTTTCTATCCCCTATTTTAGTAAGGACATGTTTAAGGAATTGTTGTTTGATGAATTGGGGTATTCGGACAGAGATTGGTCAAAAAAAATGGGAGGAGTAAGTTATAAAATCTTGTACCAAATTACGGAAAATTTATTGAAGACAGGACGATCGCTCGTCTTGGAAAGTAATTTTAAACCGGAAATTGACAGACAAATGCTTTTGGATTTACAGAAAAAGTATCCATTTAGAGTGATTGAAATATTGTGTTTTGCTGATGGAAAAATATTGTTTGAGAGATTTAAAAAAAGGGCAGAAAGTGGTCTTCGCCACCCCGGGCATGTGGACCGTTTGTGCTATTCGGAACAGGAAAAAGTACTTATGGCCGGAAAAGCGGGACCTTTGGGCGTCGGAGAATTAATTGAAGTAGATACAACGGATTTTGAGAAGGTGAATTATGATGGAATTATGAAGTGCTTGACAAATATGTTAGATAGTTCTAACATATAG